The proteins below come from a single Chryseobacterium capnotolerans genomic window:
- a CDS encoding DUF4136 domain-containing protein: MKKYIFILLASATLGLTSCSPFQVRSDYAETANFNSYKTYKIRIDDLKLNDIDKDRVLNELSRQLQSKGLQSGENPDLIINVKANHKKITDVQSSSPYGMWGWGGPFGWGVGMNRTWTSNYNEGALIVDLIDAKSNKLVWQGIGSGISVDSPKSKQRQIPEIMAEIMKNYPPQRK; encoded by the coding sequence ATGAAAAAATATATTTTTATTTTGTTGGCATCTGCTACATTAGGTTTAACTTCTTGTAGCCCGTTTCAGGTACGTTCAGATTATGCTGAAACCGCCAATTTCAATTCTTATAAAACATATAAAATAAGAATTGATGATCTAAAATTGAATGATATTGATAAAGACAGAGTTCTGAATGAGCTTTCAAGACAGCTTCAAAGCAAAGGACTTCAATCCGGAGAGAATCCTGATCTTATTATCAACGTAAAAGCAAATCATAAAAAAATTACGGATGTACAAAGTTCTTCTCCTTACGGAATGTGGGGATGGGGCGGACCATTCGGATGGGGTGTTGGAATGAACAGAACCTGGACAAGCAACTATAATGAAGGCGCTCTAATTGTTGACCTTATTGATGCAAAATCAAATAAGCTGGTTTGGCAGGGTATAGGAAGCGGAATTTCTGTAGATTCTCCAAAATCTAAACAAAGACAGATTCCTGAAATTATGGCTGAGATTATGAAAAATTATCCGCCACAAAGAAAATAA
- a CDS encoding DUF5522 domain-containing protein, which yields MAHYDIKEGEDFYYNEQGYKVFTEKFHLKRGYCCKSGCRHCPYGYDKKTDTFIKNDKKNK from the coding sequence ATGGCCCATTATGACATCAAAGAAGGTGAAGACTTTTATTATAATGAACAAGGATATAAAGTTTTTACAGAAAAGTTCCATCTGAAAAGGGGATATTGCTGTAAAAGCGGCTGCAGACATTGTCCTTACGGGTACGATAAAAAGACTGATACATTCATTAAAAATGATAAAAAAAATAAATAA
- a CDS encoding 1-aminocyclopropane-1-carboxylate deaminase/D-cysteine desulfhydrase, producing MLLQLPTEPIPIQEILIHKSVSLFIKREDLIHPQISGNKYWKLFYNVNRYLESNPEKPYIITFGGAFSNHIAAVSAVGNKAGIPTLGIIRGEELQHKWRDNPTLLFAKRNGMNLKFVTREEYRHKEKLTEFLQQEFPDALVVPEGGTNEEAVEGVKMMLNEQTKDFDYLCTAVGTGGTIAGISKFCEDNQKVIGCKVVDDVSLENKIFELTLKHNFDLIDSCFGGYGKISDENIRFINDFKEKYNIPLEPIYTGKMMQKVFELIEEGYFPENSRVLCFHTGGLQGIEGANLLLEKQNRNLII from the coding sequence ATGCTATTACAACTCCCTACAGAACCTATTCCCATTCAGGAAATCCTAATCCATAAAAGCGTGAGCCTCTTCATCAAGAGAGAAGACCTCATTCATCCTCAGATTTCAGGTAACAAATACTGGAAGCTGTTTTATAATGTTAATCGTTATCTGGAAAGTAACCCTGAAAAGCCTTATATCATTACATTTGGAGGTGCTTTTTCCAATCATATTGCTGCTGTTTCTGCAGTAGGAAATAAAGCGGGTATTCCAACATTGGGAATCATTAGAGGAGAAGAGCTGCAACACAAATGGCGAGATAATCCTACTTTACTTTTCGCCAAAAGAAACGGAATGAACCTGAAATTTGTCACTCGTGAAGAATACCGTCATAAAGAAAAACTGACAGAATTCCTGCAACAGGAGTTTCCAGATGCTTTAGTTGTACCGGAAGGAGGAACCAATGAAGAAGCTGTGGAAGGAGTGAAAATGATGCTCAATGAGCAAACAAAAGATTTTGACTATCTTTGCACGGCAGTTGGAACAGGAGGAACCATTGCCGGAATTTCAAAATTTTGTGAAGATAATCAGAAAGTTATAGGATGCAAGGTCGTTGACGATGTTTCCCTTGAAAATAAAATATTTGAATTAACTTTGAAACATAATTTTGATCTAATAGATTCATGTTTTGGAGGTTATGGTAAAATAAGTGATGAGAATATCCGTTTTATCAATGATTTCAAAGAGAAATATAATATTCCTCTGGAACCGATTTATACAGGAAAGATGATGCAAAAGGTTTTTGAACTGATTGAAGAAGGCTATTTTCCTGAGAATAGCAGAGTTTTGTGCTTTCATACTGGTGGATTACAGGGGATTGAAGGAGCTAATTTGCTTTTAGAAAAACAGAATAGAAATTTAATTATATAA
- a CDS encoding glucosaminidase domain-containing protein, whose amino-acid sequence MKRLFLSISLLVLSKFSAQGWATEDQYIQKFAKYAVEEMEKYKIPASITLAQGLLETGGGQSRLAQEGKNHFGIKCKEDWTGKTMKHTDDAPNECFRVYDDPRQSYEDHSIFLSTRKYYQNLFNLDMKDYRAWAYGLKKAGYATNPRYASILITKIEKYKLYEYDNTNSNEVLYAVLKMYPDLKDDRTFMAQLEPGKATKKTKEPVTVEVPYKQTSYAQQQKRVERIKTKAEILNSILIKSHPNDGLKYIVIPEDTDVRFIANKFKVSESRLMKWNELENETLKKNDIVFLESKNSSGNTATYKAMSGDDMHAIAQKFGIKLHKLYAKNRMDEGQQPSAGQLIYLIDKKPRN is encoded by the coding sequence ATGAAAAGACTTTTTCTATCCATAAGCCTTTTAGTTTTATCAAAATTTTCTGCCCAAGGCTGGGCAACCGAAGATCAATACATCCAGAAATTTGCTAAATATGCAGTAGAGGAGATGGAAAAATATAAAATTCCGGCTTCTATTACTCTTGCCCAGGGACTTCTTGAAACAGGAGGCGGGCAAAGCAGATTGGCACAGGAAGGTAAAAATCACTTCGGAATCAAATGTAAAGAAGATTGGACCGGTAAAACAATGAAACATACGGACGATGCTCCTAATGAATGTTTCCGGGTATATGACGATCCAAGACAGTCTTACGAAGATCACTCCATATTTTTATCTACCAGAAAATATTATCAGAACCTTTTCAATCTGGATATGAAGGACTACAGAGCGTGGGCATATGGTTTGAAAAAAGCAGGGTATGCTACCAATCCGCGCTATGCTTCCATATTAATCACTAAAATTGAAAAGTATAAACTATACGAATACGACAATACGAATTCTAATGAAGTGTTGTACGCAGTTCTTAAAATGTACCCGGATCTGAAAGACGACAGAACTTTCATGGCACAATTGGAGCCTGGAAAGGCAACAAAAAAAACGAAAGAACCGGTGACCGTAGAAGTTCCTTATAAGCAAACCTCTTACGCACAACAGCAGAAAAGAGTAGAGAGAATCAAAACAAAAGCTGAGATTCTGAACTCTATTCTCATCAAAAGTCATCCTAATGACGGGTTGAAATATATTGTGATTCCTGAAGATACCGATGTCAGATTTATTGCCAATAAATTCAAGGTTAGCGAAAGCCGTCTGATGAAGTGGAATGAACTGGAAAATGAAACACTGAAGAAAAATGATATCGTCTTCCTTGAATCTAAAAATTCCTCAGGAAATACAGCCACTTACAAAGCAATGTCAGGAGATGACATGCATGCTATTGCTCAGAAATTCGGGATCAAATTACATAAATTATATGCTAAAAACAGAATGGATGAAGGACAACAGCCATCTGCAGGACAGCTGATTTATCTGATTGATAAGAAACCAAGAAACTAA
- the hemL gene encoding glutamate-1-semialdehyde 2,1-aminomutase produces the protein MKYQRSSALFDEAYKYIPGGVNSPVRAFKSVGGVPVFMKSAKGAYLTDADDNTYIDYINSWGPAILGHTHPEVLEELKIQAEKGFSFGAPTELETEIAKFIIENVPNIDQIRMVSSGTEACMSAVRLARGYTKRDKIVKFEGCYHGHSDSFLIKAGSGAATFGNPNSPGVTEGTAKDTLLARYNDFEQVQDLFRHNPGEIAAVIIEPVAGNMGCVLPENDFLQNLRKICDENGALLIFDEVMTGFRLAFGGAQELFNVKADLVTYGKVIGGGLPVGAFAGRNEIMDHLAPKGGVYQAGTLSGNPLAMRAGLKTLQLIKNDPEFFNRLSKTTQTLDLEIGKILNEKGIAHKINRKGSMMSVFFHTNRVSNFDEAQEANHSLFNNFFHQMLQNGVYLPPSGYETYFISDAIKEKEIDMTLEAVRKFEYSNL, from the coding sequence ATGAAGTATCAAAGAAGTTCGGCTTTATTTGATGAAGCCTACAAATACATTCCGGGAGGAGTAAACTCTCCGGTGAGAGCATTCAAATCCGTGGGAGGTGTTCCTGTTTTCATGAAATCTGCAAAAGGTGCTTACCTTACTGATGCCGATGATAATACGTATATCGATTACATCAACTCATGGGGACCCGCTATTTTAGGGCACACCCATCCTGAAGTATTGGAAGAGCTGAAGATCCAGGCAGAAAAAGGATTTTCGTTCGGGGCTCCTACAGAATTGGAAACTGAAATTGCTAAATTCATCATCGAAAACGTTCCGAATATCGATCAGATCAGAATGGTTTCTTCAGGAACAGAAGCATGTATGAGCGCTGTAAGACTGGCAAGAGGATATACGAAAAGAGATAAGATTGTCAAGTTTGAAGGATGCTATCACGGACATTCAGATTCATTTCTGATTAAAGCGGGAAGCGGAGCTGCTACTTTTGGTAATCCAAATTCGCCAGGAGTAACAGAAGGTACTGCTAAAGATACTCTACTAGCCCGTTATAATGATTTTGAACAGGTTCAGGATTTATTCCGTCACAATCCGGGAGAAATTGCTGCGGTTATTATTGAGCCGGTTGCCGGAAATATGGGCTGTGTATTGCCTGAGAATGACTTCTTACAAAACTTAAGAAAGATCTGTGATGAAAACGGAGCTTTATTGATTTTTGATGAGGTGATGACAGGGTTCAGATTAGCATTCGGTGGAGCACAGGAACTTTTTAATGTAAAAGCTGACCTGGTTACTTATGGAAAAGTAATCGGAGGTGGACTTCCAGTGGGCGCTTTTGCGGGAAGAAATGAAATCATGGATCACCTGGCTCCAAAAGGAGGAGTATATCAGGCTGGAACATTAAGTGGAAATCCGTTAGCTATGAGAGCTGGATTAAAAACACTTCAGCTGATTAAAAACGATCCTGAATTCTTTAACAGGTTAAGCAAAACAACCCAAACGCTGGATCTTGAAATCGGAAAGATTTTGAATGAAAAAGGAATCGCTCATAAAATCAACAGAAAAGGGTCTATGATGTCTGTATTCTTCCATACCAACAGAGTTTCAAACTTTGATGAAGCACAGGAAGCGAATCATTCATTGTTCAACAATTTCTTCCATCAGATGCTTCAGAATGGAGTGTATCTACCGCCAAGCGGTTATGAAACCTACTTTATCAGTGATGCTATCAAGGAAAAAGAAATTGATATGACACTGGAAGCTGTTAGAAAATTTGAATATTCCAACTTATAA
- a CDS encoding amidohydrolase, translating to MKTSDNNMSRKDFIRNSALAMAGLTLIPNIMTASPFLDEKNSLAKGKLSLKNVRLETGFEYDEGEVSATKTDLFYVEVENGKITKITPNQPNVKAIDAKGLLMLPAFKDMHIHLDKTFYGDKWQAVRKRSGGIKGMIELEQKMLPEMLKNSTFKAEKLIELLQSKGTSFARSHVNIEPTSKLQSLKNLQKALDHKKNSFGAELVAFPQHGVFYTDSAPYLKEAAKMDIDFIGGVDPFNVDGNIEKVMDFTVQLALDNKKGIDIHLHETGDSGLKTVEYLIEKVNENPSLKGKTYLSHCFILAKLDEAKQEDIAAKLAEAQIGIVSTIPFGRMIMPIPTLYKHNVEVLTGNDSIVDHWNTFGTGSVLQKANLMALLYGYSTEFLLSRSLKLATGNILPLDDKGAQQWPKTGDKANFVLLNASCSAEAVSRISKVESLVHQGNVVF from the coding sequence ATGAAGACTTCAGACAATAATATGTCCCGTAAGGATTTTATCAGAAATTCAGCATTGGCAATGGCAGGATTAACTTTAATACCGAATATCATGACAGCATCTCCGTTTTTGGATGAGAAAAACAGTTTAGCAAAAGGAAAATTGAGCCTTAAAAATGTTCGTCTGGAAACTGGTTTTGAATATGATGAAGGCGAAGTTTCTGCTACTAAGACAGATTTATTTTATGTAGAAGTTGAAAACGGAAAAATTACGAAGATTACCCCCAATCAACCCAATGTAAAAGCTATAGATGCCAAAGGATTATTGATGCTCCCTGCATTTAAAGATATGCACATTCATTTGGACAAAACTTTCTATGGAGACAAATGGCAGGCAGTAAGAAAAAGGTCAGGTGGGATAAAGGGAATGATAGAGCTGGAGCAGAAAATGCTTCCGGAAATGCTTAAAAACTCTACATTCAAGGCTGAAAAGTTGATTGAGTTGCTGCAATCAAAAGGAACTTCCTTTGCAAGAAGCCACGTCAATATTGAACCTACTTCCAAACTTCAGTCCTTAAAAAATCTACAGAAAGCTTTAGACCATAAAAAGAATAGTTTCGGAGCAGAACTGGTAGCTTTTCCTCAGCATGGAGTGTTTTATACAGACTCAGCACCTTATCTGAAGGAGGCCGCAAAAATGGATATTGATTTTATAGGTGGGGTAGACCCCTTCAATGTAGATGGCAATATTGAAAAAGTAATGGATTTTACAGTGCAATTAGCTTTAGATAATAAAAAAGGAATTGATATTCACCTTCATGAAACGGGAGATTCCGGATTGAAAACGGTAGAATATCTTATTGAAAAAGTGAATGAGAACCCATCTTTGAAAGGGAAAACTTATCTCAGCCACTGTTTTATACTGGCAAAACTGGATGAAGCAAAACAGGAAGATATTGCTGCAAAACTGGCAGAAGCACAGATTGGAATTGTTTCTACCATCCCTTTCGGAAGAATGATTATGCCGATTCCTACTTTATACAAACATAACGTGGAAGTACTCACAGGAAATGATAGTATTGTAGACCATTGGAATACTTTCGGAACCGGGAGTGTCCTTCAGAAAGCCAATTTGATGGCACTGTTGTACGGATATTCAACAGAATTTTTATTATCAAGAAGTTTAAAACTTGCAACAGGAAATATTCTTCCATTGGATGATAAAGGAGCTCAGCAATGGCCTAAAACAGGTGATAAAGCAAATTTTGTCCTGTTGAATGCAAGCTGTTCTGCTGAGGCGGTATCAAGAATCTCAAAGGTAGAATCATTGGTACATCAGGGAAATGTAGTTTTTTAA
- a CDS encoding ankyrin repeat domain-containing protein has product MKKILVFLLAFGSLSACQEKSGDFPNEKIMQEKDIITQVKKNNIPAVKSALENGTDVNTRDRKGRSLLLMATIEKQTEMAKLLVSYKADVNLQDDQLDSAFLYAGASGQAELVKLYLENGARFDLFNRYHGTALIPACERGHVETVKVLVKTKDFPINHVNKLGWTALMEAVILGNGTQKYQEIVQILKDNGADLTIPDHAGKTPLQHAESLGFKEIALILKS; this is encoded by the coding sequence ATGAAGAAAATATTGGTATTTCTTTTAGCATTCGGAAGCCTGAGTGCGTGTCAGGAGAAATCCGGTGATTTTCCAAACGAAAAGATCATGCAGGAAAAAGACATCATCACTCAGGTAAAGAAAAATAATATTCCGGCTGTAAAATCTGCTCTGGAAAACGGAACAGATGTAAATACAAGGGATAGAAAAGGACGTTCTTTATTGCTGATGGCAACCATTGAGAAACAAACTGAAATGGCTAAGCTATTGGTTTCTTATAAAGCAGATGTTAATCTCCAGGATGATCAGCTGGACAGTGCATTTTTATACGCCGGGGCAAGCGGTCAGGCAGAATTGGTTAAATTATATCTGGAAAATGGAGCCCGCTTCGATCTGTTTAACCGGTATCATGGAACTGCTTTAATTCCTGCCTGTGAACGCGGTCATGTAGAAACCGTGAAAGTATTGGTTAAAACAAAAGATTTCCCGATTAATCATGTGAACAAATTAGGATGGACAGCCTTAATGGAAGCTGTAATTTTAGGAAACGGAACTCAAAAATACCAGGAAATTGTACAAATATTGAAGGATAACGGTGCAGACCTTACGATTCCTGATCATGCAGGCAAAACGCCTTTACAGCATGCAGAATCATTAGGGTTTAAAGAAATAGCCCTGATTTTAAAATCATAA
- a CDS encoding helix-turn-helix domain-containing protein produces MSYHTDHFPILGIQEFSENQLSGCHLLFNELYGARSIDDPHKHDFFIINLFEHGVGSHTIDFTEHQVKDYQIHLVFPDQVHQWVIEKETVGYQLMISRDWFESFLPSLRFSASYYQNHPVINLSKDVFKTFLYEFQAIQKELNGEKVFWELIQKRSELIGLLVSQTVEGAFKDFEVYNSNPIISKFLHLIDEHFKTERSVSFYADKLNISANYLNIVCKKNLNASASSLIQDRILLEAKRLLKVSEMSVKDIVYDLGFYDHASFSKFFKMQTGMTPSQFKE; encoded by the coding sequence GTGAGTTATCATACAGATCATTTTCCCATTTTAGGAATTCAGGAGTTTAGTGAGAATCAGCTTAGCGGCTGTCATTTGTTATTTAATGAACTCTACGGAGCACGTTCTATCGATGATCCTCATAAACACGATTTTTTTATCATCAATCTTTTTGAACATGGAGTGGGATCACATACCATAGATTTTACAGAACATCAGGTAAAGGATTATCAGATTCATCTTGTTTTTCCGGATCAGGTACATCAATGGGTGATCGAAAAAGAGACTGTAGGGTATCAATTAATGATCAGCAGGGATTGGTTTGAAAGCTTTTTACCTTCATTGAGGTTTTCGGCTTCTTATTATCAAAACCACCCTGTAATTAATCTTTCTAAGGATGTTTTTAAAACATTTTTGTACGAGTTTCAAGCGATTCAAAAAGAATTGAATGGTGAAAAGGTATTTTGGGAACTGATTCAAAAGAGAAGTGAACTGATCGGTTTGTTGGTGAGTCAAACAGTGGAAGGTGCTTTTAAGGATTTTGAAGTATACAATTCAAATCCGATTATTTCCAAATTTTTGCATCTGATTGATGAACATTTCAAAACCGAAAGATCAGTTTCCTTTTATGCCGACAAACTGAATATTTCTGCCAATTATCTGAATATCGTCTGTAAAAAGAATCTCAATGCTTCGGCATCCTCTCTTATTCAGGACCGTATTTTATTGGAAGCGAAACGTCTTTTGAAAGTATCAGAAATGTCTGTCAAAGATATTGTATATGATCTTGGGTTCTATGATCATGCCAGTTTTTCAAAATTCTTTAAAATGCAAACGGGGATGACGCCATCCCAATTCAAGGAATAA
- a CDS encoding amidohydrolase, whose translation MQFPYQFTAKGNYSLKNVRLETGFEYENEEVIGTKTDLFSIEIEDGKIKSVKANDPASKAIDAKGYLMLPAFRDMHIHLDKTWYGLPWQALSAKRKTVKDMIAYEQEIIPELLKTSVERAEQLISLQQHYGAHFARTHFNIDPTSGLKSLENLEQALQNKKDSFKAELVAFPQHGVYYTETAPLMKEAAKLKSVAFIGGVDPFSLDGSIEKVMDFTVQLALDHHKGIDIHLHEVGESGMKTINYLIDKAIENPALQGKTFVSHAFALAHLSPKEAEEISERLAAGKVGIASSVPFKKTIMPIPTMKKHGVNVLIGNDNVQDFWSTFGSGSMLQKANLIAELYGYATEFALSRALQFATQSILPLDDKGKQQWPKAGDEAAVVLAVASCSAEAVSRMSDIKALMHNGNLFWRN comes from the coding sequence ATGCAATTTCCCTATCAATTCACTGCAAAAGGAAACTATTCCCTTAAAAATGTCCGTCTGGAAACAGGTTTTGAATATGAAAATGAAGAGGTTATCGGAACAAAGACAGACCTTTTCAGTATAGAAATTGAAGACGGAAAAATTAAATCGGTGAAAGCCAATGACCCTGCTTCAAAAGCGATTGATGCCAAAGGGTATCTGATGCTTCCAGCTTTCAGGGATATGCATATTCACCTGGATAAAACATGGTATGGTCTTCCCTGGCAGGCACTTTCTGCTAAAAGAAAAACGGTAAAGGATATGATTGCCTATGAGCAGGAAATCATCCCTGAGCTATTAAAAACTTCGGTAGAAAGAGCTGAACAGCTTATCAGCCTCCAACAGCATTATGGGGCTCATTTTGCAAGAACCCATTTCAATATTGATCCTACATCCGGATTAAAATCATTGGAAAATTTGGAACAGGCCCTTCAAAATAAAAAAGATTCCTTTAAAGCAGAGTTGGTAGCGTTCCCGCAGCATGGAGTGTACTATACAGAAACAGCTCCTTTAATGAAAGAAGCTGCGAAGCTAAAAAGTGTAGCTTTTATTGGTGGAGTAGACCCATTTAGCCTTGATGGAAGTATCGAAAAAGTAATGGATTTTACAGTGCAGTTAGCATTGGATCATCATAAAGGAATTGATATTCATCTGCACGAAGTAGGGGAATCCGGAATGAAGACCATCAACTATCTGATTGATAAAGCGATTGAAAATCCTGCGCTTCAAGGGAAAACGTTTGTAAGCCATGCCTTTGCCCTGGCTCATCTTTCTCCAAAAGAAGCTGAGGAAATCTCAGAAAGGCTGGCTGCCGGAAAAGTAGGCATTGCTTCTTCAGTACCATTTAAAAAGACGATAATGCCAATCCCGACGATGAAAAAACATGGAGTAAATGTTTTGATTGGAAATGATAACGTTCAGGATTTCTGGAGTACTTTCGGATCGGGAAGTATGTTACAGAAAGCTAACCTGATCGCAGAATTATATGGCTATGCCACTGAATTTGCCCTGTCAAGAGCATTACAGTTTGCCACACAAAGTATTCTTCCTTTGGATGATAAAGGAAAACAACAATGGCCTAAAGCGGGTGATGAAGCTGCTGTAGTTTTAGCAGTTGCTTCATGCTCAGCAGAAGCTGTTTCCAGAATGTCTGATATAAAAGCCCTGATGCACAACGGGAACCTTTTCTGGAGAAATTAA
- a CDS encoding TonB-dependent receptor plug domain-containing protein, protein MKINKLSIAVLFLSGSVFYAQETKQDTIAKEKKIEGVVIQGSSNKKTETAVLGEQKKAIIQKQAVSAEEISRKGISNVEQGLTKVTGITTVEGRGLFVRGLEERYNYLLINGLGSPSNNPFQKIIALKQFPTDVVGKLNIYKTFNSNLYGDFAGATFDIETLTIDKPFTKVEFSIGVNTLSTFRDNFKVAEGADGMNGYLGLNSRDRRLPAEIRNARPNNYRFTANESLNSFKDSWNVDNVKAMPNTSIGFTTAQKVKMGESGNLGILFSLNQGSKFEYKEGDNNQFKGLGQHSFIENMNFLNRKQYNYETESSILLGLGYKNKGTNINLNAIYLQNTNNIIEDNHGYKDGQVLNKTTFFRTNQLDISRFLDLQLTASQKINERHQVKAGASYVINNYQQPDRKIVEGNTIDPITGATLTDGNISMRYGGNNIIRQYLDVDSRFYGSAFAEYQLSLGEKGDRKDFPIQIALGYNGFSDFRKTSYRFIFGRTSNSALTPFIINIDNPQDIFDSSIRKGDLYYQEGSDVSQYYSSFYQIINGGYANINFKPSDSWDILLGARFENDMTLIRYSEQSADKKINLDKNKNFFLPSLSIKKALNNKNNVRFSFSKTVTRPILIETMPITYINPDNVNIVGNPAIKNSENYNFDLKWEYFPTNKEMFAVNLFAKRINNAIERSLVPSGNATGSTITFFNAKRAELFGVELEGILGLGRISESLRNFTLGANATIMHSNVERSQDQINMERPDWFAITGEKLNKRGLQGASPYTINADLKYELKGRSNLAHTFSLVYNVSGSKIFATGGTGTDNYYEKPFHQLDFVYQGQLTKNWNVKFGIQNILNSQYKILIGDKNYLPTNFEQGNNRFTSYYRGTTFNLTVGYTF, encoded by the coding sequence ATGAAAATTAATAAACTTAGCATTGCAGTCTTATTTTTATCTGGATCTGTATTCTACGCACAGGAAACGAAGCAGGATACGATCGCTAAGGAGAAAAAAATTGAAGGCGTAGTAATCCAAGGAAGCAGCAACAAGAAAACTGAAACTGCGGTATTAGGAGAACAGAAAAAAGCGATTATTCAGAAACAAGCTGTGAGTGCTGAGGAGATTTCCAGAAAAGGGATCTCCAACGTAGAGCAAGGACTTACGAAAGTAACAGGGATCACTACGGTAGAAGGAAGAGGTCTTTTCGTGAGAGGTCTTGAAGAGCGATACAACTATTTATTAATTAACGGTCTTGGTTCACCATCCAACAACCCTTTCCAGAAGATTATTGCATTAAAGCAATTCCCAACGGATGTTGTTGGTAAACTGAACATCTATAAGACTTTCAACTCCAATCTTTACGGAGATTTTGCAGGAGCTACTTTTGACATTGAAACCCTTACCATTGACAAGCCTTTTACGAAGGTAGAATTTAGTATAGGAGTGAATACATTAAGTACATTCAGAGATAACTTTAAAGTAGCTGAAGGAGCAGATGGAATGAATGGATATCTTGGATTGAATTCCAGAGACAGAAGGCTTCCTGCTGAGATTAGAAATGCAAGACCTAATAACTATAGGTTTACAGCCAATGAATCATTAAACTCTTTTAAAGACTCATGGAACGTAGATAATGTAAAAGCAATGCCTAATACAAGTATTGGATTTACTACTGCACAAAAGGTAAAAATGGGAGAATCTGGTAACTTAGGAATTCTATTTTCTTTAAATCAGGGAAGTAAATTTGAATATAAAGAAGGGGACAATAACCAATTTAAAGGGTTAGGCCAACATTCATTCATTGAAAACATGAATTTTCTTAATCGTAAACAATATAATTACGAAACAGAATCCTCAATTTTATTAGGTCTAGGCTATAAAAACAAAGGAACTAATATTAATTTAAATGCTATCTATTTACAAAATACTAATAATATTATAGAAGATAACCATGGTTATAAAGACGGACAGGTACTTAATAAAACAACTTTCTTCAGAACTAACCAGTTAGATATTTCAAGATTTTTAGATTTACAGTTGACTGCTTCACAGAAAATAAACGAAAGACATCAAGTCAAAGCTGGAGCCAGTTATGTCATTAATAATTATCAGCAACCTGATAGAAAAATTGTAGAAGGAAATACAATTGATCCAATTACAGGAGCAACTCTTACAGATGGAAACATTTCTATGCGCTATGGTGGAAATAATATTATTCGTCAGTACCTAGATGTTGATTCTAGATTTTATGGTTCTGCATTTGCGGAGTACCAATTATCCTTAGGAGAAAAGGGAGACAGAAAAGACTTTCCAATCCAGATTGCTTTAGGTTATAACGGTTTTTCTGACTTCAGAAAAACTTCCTATAGATTTATCTTTGGACGTACATCTAATTCAGCATTAACGCCTTTCATTATTAATATCGACAATCCACAAGACATCTTTGATTCATCAATTAGAAAAGGAGATTTATATTATCAGGAAGGATCTGATGTTTCACAATATTATTCAAGTTTCTACCAAATTATTAATGGTGGATATGCTAATATTAATTTTAAACCTAGTGATTCTTGGGATATCTTATTAGGGGCGAGATTTGAAAACGATATGACTTTAATCCGCTATTCTGAACAAAGTGCTGATAAAAAAATAAATCTGGATAAAAATAAGAACTTCTTTCTACCATCATTATCAATAAAAAAAGCACTTAACAATAAAAATAATGTTAGATTCTCATTTAGTAAAACAGTTACACGTCCTATATTAATTGAGACTATGCCTATTACTTATATTAATCCTGACAATGTAAATATCGTTGGTAATCCGGCTATTAAAAACAGTGAAAACTACAACTTCGATTTAAAGTGGGAATATTTCCCAACAAACAAAGAAATGTTTGCTGTTAACTTATTTGCAAAAAGAATCAACAATGCAATAGAACGTTCATTAGTTCCTTCTGGAAATGCTACTGGTTCTACCATTACTTTCTTCAATGCTAAAAGAGCAGAATTATTCGGAGTAGAGTTAGAGGGGATTTTAGGTTTAGGCAGAATATCCGAATCTCTTAGAAACTTTACACTAGGAGCAAATGCTACGATCATGCATTCAAATGTAGAAAGAAGTCAAGATCAAATTAACATGGAACGCCCTGATTGGTTTGCTATTACAGGAGAAAAATTAAATAAAAGAGGATTACAAGGAGCATCACCTTATACCATTAATGCTGATTTAAAATATGAATTAAAAGGTCGCAGCAATTTAGCACATACATTTTCTCTTGTCTATAATGTTTCAGGAAGTAAAATATTTGCAACCGGAGGGACAGGTACTGATAATTATTATGAAAAACCATTTCATCAGTTAGATTTTGTTTATCAAGGGCAGTTAACAAAAAATTGGAATGTAAAATTCGGAATCCAGAATATTTTAAACAGCCAGTATAAAATCTTAATTGGAGACAAAAATTACCTTCCAACTAATTTTGAGCAAGGAAACAACAGATTTACAAGCTATTACAGAGGTACTACATTCAACCTAACTGTAGGATATACATTCTAA